In a single window of the Melissococcus plutonius ATCC 35311 genome:
- a CDS encoding helix-turn-helix transcriptional regulator produces MQINLWNIRKNERKMTQQEIADYLGIAVQTYRLKENGKSEFTQDEMFALSELFNKKIEVIFLPRRHQFGNKNNGLIGGRK; encoded by the coding sequence TTGCAAATTAATTTATGGAATATCCGAAAAAATGAGCGAAAAATGACTCAACAAGAAATCGCTGATTATTTAGGGATTGCTGTACAAACGTATCGCTTGAAAGAAAATGGAAAATCAGAATTTACGCAAGATGAAATGTTTGCACTTTCTGAATTGTTTAACAAAAAAATTGAAGTTATTTTTTTGCCTAGACGGCACCAATTCGGTAATAAAAATAACGGTTTAATAGGAGGGAGAAAATGA
- a CDS encoding phage replisome organizer N-terminal domain-containing protein: MFDDEKIRIIQSIPESDAILIIWIRLLVLAGKTNDDGLIYIQRNMPYTEEMLATLFDKQVNTVRLALKTLSEFNMIDLNNDGLIAISNWEKHQNIEGLDKVRIQNKLRKQRQRKKQKKLSDVTGQSRDSHGTVTGQSRNRRRYR, encoded by the coding sequence ATGTTTGACGACGAAAAAATAAGGATTATCCAATCAATCCCAGAATCAGATGCAATATTAATTATTTGGATTAGATTGTTAGTGCTAGCTGGCAAAACAAATGATGATGGATTGATTTATATACAGCGAAATATGCCTTATACAGAAGAGATGCTAGCTACTTTATTTGATAAACAGGTAAACACTGTAAGACTCGCTTTAAAAACTTTGTCAGAATTTAACATGATTGATTTAAACAATGATGGACTGATTGCTATCAGCAATTGGGAAAAACATCAAAACATTGAGGGATTGGATAAAGTCAGAATCCAAAACAAGCTAAGAAAACAGAGACAACGCAAAAAACAAAAGAAATTAAGTGACGTCACGGGACAGTCACGGGACAGTCACGGGACAGTCACGGGACAGTCACGCAACAGAAGAAGATATAGATAA
- a CDS encoding putative HNHc nuclease: protein MLNKLVNTYSAVVKSLKGQEIIAEINEQINLDRLKTIYFGYEGDREIEIKFIDPRRFTAEQRKFLFALIGDIYAYTGEPIESLKDYFYLKYEALTGSVISLADGSASTISDVTLLIDIVLDFIFENHIPFKSGYEILPANQEYYFYKCIVTRTCCLCGKPNADIDHFSKALGRRSRQKIDHTEYDFLALCREHHTEKHQIGLPEFKAKYHVQGITLNEETIKRLRIGG, encoded by the coding sequence ATGTTAAACAAACTAGTTAATACCTACTCAGCAGTAGTCAAATCACTAAAAGGACAAGAAATTATAGCCGAAATCAACGAACAAATAAATCTAGATCGACTAAAAACAATATATTTTGGCTACGAAGGCGACCGAGAAATCGAGATCAAGTTTATCGATCCACGCAGGTTTACTGCTGAGCAACGCAAGTTTTTATTTGCACTAATAGGCGATATTTACGCTTACACAGGCGAGCCGATTGAGAGCCTTAAAGATTACTTTTATCTAAAATATGAGGCTCTCACAGGCTCGGTGATCAGTCTAGCAGATGGCTCAGCAAGTACAATATCGGATGTCACATTATTAATAGATATTGTATTAGATTTTATATTTGAAAATCATATCCCGTTTAAGAGTGGCTATGAAATATTACCAGCAAACCAAGAGTATTACTTTTACAAATGTATTGTCACCAGGACTTGTTGCCTATGCGGTAAACCTAATGCAGATATTGACCATTTTAGCAAGGCACTCGGTAGACGCAGTAGACAAAAAATCGATCACACAGAATATGACTTTTTAGCACTATGTAGAGAGCATCACACAGAGAAACATCAAATTGGTCTACCTGAATTTAAAGCTAAATATCATGTACAAGGAATTACGCTAAATGAAGAAACTATAAAACGACTAAGAATAGGAGGGTAA
- a CDS encoding PD-(D/E)XK nuclease-like domain-containing protein: MNQQNLNQQLNRSNYYSREMNQRYMSVSQYKAFRKCEAATLAELNGDWQDPKDQTALLVGNYVHSFFESPAAHQEFKEENKQSMYSQKKPYGLLKSFQVAENMIQSLERQEAFTMLYTGEKEHITTDTLYGVEWKARIDCLNSKGGYFIDIKTTADMSKKVWNNRYNQRVSWIVDYGYYLQLAVYKQLLEKEFKKEFIPYITAVSKQEPPMVKFYELDPYLMESELLDLKNNIDRV, encoded by the coding sequence ATGAATCAACAGAACCTGAACCAACAGCTAAACAGGAGCAATTATTATAGTAGAGAAATGAACCAGCGATATATGTCAGTGAGTCAATACAAGGCGTTTAGAAAGTGTGAAGCGGCTACACTAGCGGAACTCAATGGAGATTGGCAAGACCCAAAAGATCAAACAGCTTTACTAGTCGGTAATTATGTGCACTCTTTTTTTGAGAGTCCAGCAGCACATCAAGAATTCAAAGAAGAGAACAAACAATCTATGTACAGTCAGAAAAAGCCTTATGGGTTATTAAAATCCTTTCAAGTTGCGGAGAATATGATTCAATCACTAGAGAGACAAGAAGCGTTTACCATGCTTTATACAGGCGAAAAAGAACACATCACCACAGACACACTTTATGGTGTCGAGTGGAAAGCCCGAATTGATTGTTTAAATAGCAAAGGTGGCTATTTTATAGATATCAAGACAACCGCAGACATGAGTAAGAAAGTTTGGAATAATCGATATAACCAACGAGTTAGCTGGATTGTTGATTATGGCTATTATTTACAATTGGCTGTTTATAAACAGTTATTGGAAAAGGAATTCAAGAAAGAATTTATCCCATATATCACAGCTGTATCAAAACAAGAGCCACCGATGGTTAAGTTTTATGAATTAGATCCCTATTTGATGGAATCTGAACTATTAGATTTAAAAAATAATATCGATAGAGTATAA
- a CDS encoding phage repressor protein/antirepressor Ant, which translates to MNELQIFNFEQNEVRTILVNDEPYFIGKDVAKILGYERTDNAVRKHVEDEDRLMHQISASGQNRNMIFINESGLYSLILSSKMPNAKKFKRWVTSEVLPSIRKNGMYMTDQKAYDVVTNPNSLADLLQQASDQLKQKDLTIQELKPKALFADSVSASHTSILVGELAKLLKQNGVDMGQNKLFAWLRDNGYLIRRKGTDYNMPTQRSMEMELFEIKETSINRSNGTTSISKTPKVTGKGQVYFVNKFCREIA; encoded by the coding sequence ATGAATGAACTACAGATATTCAACTTTGAACAAAATGAAGTAAGAACAATTTTAGTGAATGATGAGCCTTATTTTATCGGTAAAGATGTAGCTAAAATTTTAGGCTACGAAAGAACAGATAACGCTGTTAGAAAACATGTAGAAGATGAAGATAGGCTGATGCATCAAATCAGTGCATCAGGTCAAAATAGAAATATGATTTTTATTAATGAGTCAGGTTTATATAGTCTGATCCTATCAAGCAAAATGCCAAATGCTAAAAAATTCAAGCGTTGGGTAACATCGGAAGTATTACCATCAATTCGAAAAAACGGAATGTACATGACAGATCAAAAGGCATATGACGTAGTAACTAACCCAAACTCGTTGGCTGATTTACTACAACAAGCAAGTGATCAGCTGAAACAAAAGGATTTAACTATACAGGAGCTAAAACCAAAAGCACTATTTGCTGATTCCGTCTCAGCTAGCCACACATCAATATTAGTCGGAGAGTTAGCCAAACTACTCAAGCAAAATGGTGTAGATATGGGGCAAAACAAGCTATTTGCTTGGCTAAGAGATAATGGCTATTTGATCAGACGTAAAGGCACAGATTACAACATGCCGACGCAACGATCAATGGAAATGGAATTGTTTGAGATCAAAGAAACGTCGATTAACCGTAGCAATGGGACTACTAGCATATCTAAAACACCAAAAGTTACAGGCAAAGGACAAGTTTATTTTGTTAACAAATTTTGCCGAGAAATAGCGTAG
- the bet gene encoding phage recombination protein Bet, which translates to MNNEVMEKSVEYEVNGNSVKLTPNMIKQFITKGNADVTDQEAIMFMKLAEQQQLNPFLNEVYLIKFKGKPAQNIVAKEAFMKRAEKHSEYDGLEAGIIVQRGEEIKELPGAVCLPTDNLLGGWARVYRKDRKNPFYVQLDFKEFSKGQATWNQMPKNMIRKTAIVNALREAFPEALGAMYTEDDARLEEVKTAEPIKEKAETTQILENKFKELSENGQTEVGDEQTNESTEPEPTAKQEQLL; encoded by the coding sequence ATGAATAATGAAGTTATGGAAAAATCAGTTGAATATGAAGTGAATGGGAACTCAGTCAAACTAACGCCTAACATGATTAAACAATTTATTACTAAAGGAAATGCAGATGTAACCGATCAAGAAGCCATAATGTTTATGAAATTAGCCGAACAACAACAATTAAATCCATTTTTAAATGAAGTGTATCTGATCAAATTTAAAGGAAAACCTGCGCAAAATATTGTAGCTAAAGAAGCTTTTATGAAACGAGCAGAAAAACACTCGGAATACGACGGCTTAGAAGCAGGAATCATTGTGCAACGTGGTGAAGAAATAAAAGAGTTGCCTGGAGCTGTTTGTTTACCAACAGATAACTTACTCGGTGGTTGGGCAAGAGTCTACAGGAAAGACCGCAAGAATCCGTTTTATGTACAGTTAGATTTTAAAGAATTTTCCAAAGGACAAGCAACATGGAACCAAATGCCTAAAAACATGATTAGAAAGACAGCGATTGTTAATGCGTTGAGAGAAGCTTTTCCCGAAGCATTAGGCGCCATGTATACAGAAGATGATGCAAGACTTGAGGAAGTAAAAACGGCTGAACCTATCAAAGAGAAGGCGGAAACAACACAGATACTTGAAAATAAGTTTAAAGAACTTAGCGAGAACGGACAAACTGAAGTAGGGGATGAACAAACGAATGAATCAACAGAACCTGAACCAACAGCTAAACAGGAGCAATTATTATAG